In the Solanum pennellii chromosome 5, SPENNV200 genome, one interval contains:
- the LOC107018881 gene encoding uncharacterized protein LOC107018881 produces the protein MTFGRSLLQKKSLLRVSGEERCPEILISFHSSGSTNNQWRKLKNPWFPGRTLFRPSYFGTGKKKRFFAQLAHSAGPTCISYLAEEASDRLEFLPSWDSMDQDLLLLYGQYRSTLVDHMDVEKATNLDEIETSLFHFYLPSSYLCFVCSWEEFVLGIPPK, from the coding sequence ATGACATTCGGAAGAAGTCTTCTACAGAAGAAAAGCCTGTTACGAGTAAGTGGAGAGGAAAGATGTCCAGAGATTCTTATCTCATTCCATTCCAGTGgctcaaccaataaccaatggCGAAAACTCAAAAATCCATGGTTTCCCGGTAGAACCCTATTTCGCCCAAGTTATTTCGGAACCGGAAAAAAGAAGCGGTTTTTCGCACAGCTTGCTCATAGTGCAGGTCCCACTTGTATATCGTATTTGGCCGAAGAAGCATCGGACAGGTTGGAGTTCTTACCTTCTTGGGACTCCATGGACCAAGATCTGCTTTTATTATATGGTCAATACCGATCTACTTTAGTAGATCATATGGATGTAGAAAAAGCAACTAATTTGGATGAAATAGAAACATCTCTTTTCCATTTCTATTTACCCAGTTCATATCTTTGTTTCGTGTGTTCCTGGGAGGAATTCGTTCTCGGAATACCACCTAAATAA
- the LOC107019350 gene encoding uncharacterized protein LOC107019350: MYLPHLQSIPLEKGMNWKPTWKSTPLLDNFVRRFQYSVDDVVDGAAAKYVKEHNIFVNLKHEIAAFIFNVNKIHSIQDGFFSPGILWSQRVLYPFDSNNTWFANESLDLFEKQVGPPFSSLLGAYQGVPLVTGRLAQAIEGGGKRRIFAICNYIKQRLLHPVHIWAMTVLSSLKTDGTFNQERPLQYLRLKRPKSCYSFDLKSATDRWPLSVIYTLIEMIWGSTLASSIVNSSLGLNTFLVSPPMVKKISEVAFLTGQPLGYYGSWSLFSLSHHYIVWLATLKAYPLRSTPFVDYALLGDDILITDKKVANQYSRLLDRLSVTISFAKSIVSENGTIEFAKRFWIRDMQKDISPISLKALTSCRTTVGLCQLSCRYSIEISTLQRLAGAGYKVRSRLMSTQSPRWERLKAAACKPNRLHLLPLEFWIGRAKSSASILI; this comes from the coding sequence ATGTATCTTCCACATCTCCAATCCATACCTCTTGAAAAGGGTATGAATTGGAAACCTACCTGGAAAAGTACTCCATTACTCGACAACTTTGTCCGCCGGTTTCAATATTCGGTGGATGATGTTGTAGACGGAGCAGCGGCTAAATATGTTAAAGAACACAATATCTTTGTGAACTTAAAGCATGAGATAGCAGCGTTCATCTTTAATGTGAATAAAATTCATTCCATTCAAGATGGGTTCTTTTCCCCTGGTATTCTTTGGTCTCAAAGGGTTTTATACCCATTTGATTCTAATAATACCTGGTTTGCTAATGAATCCCTTGATTTATTTGAAAAACAAGTAGGACCCCCTTTCTCTAGCTTATTAGGGGCCTACCAAGGAGTTCCATTAGTGACTGGTAGATTGGCTCAGGCCATTGAAGGTGGTGGGAAGCGGAGGATCTTTGCtatatgtaattatataaaacaaagaCTTCTGCATCCCGTCCATATTTGGGCTATGACTGTACTATCAAGTCTTAAGACTGATGGTACATTCAACCAAGAACGTCCGTTGCAGTATCTAAGACTTAAAAGACCGAAGTCTTGTTActcttttgatttaaaatcagcAACAGACCGTTGGCCATTGAGTGTTATATACACCTTAATCGAAATGATTTGGGGTAGTACTTTAGCATCTTCAATAGTCAACAGTTCTTTGGGTCTTAACACCTTTCTCGTATCACCTCCTATGGTGAAGAAGATTAGTGAAGTAGCCTTTCTTACTGGACAACCGTTAGGTTACTACGGTTCATGGTCACTGTTCTCGCTGTCCCATCACTATATAGTGTGGTTGGCGACTTTGAAGGCTTATCCGCTACGAAGCACCCCGTTTGTTGATTATGCCCTTCTTGGTGATGATATCCTAATCACCGACAAGAAGGTGGCCAATCAGTACAGTAGGTTATTGGATAGACTCAGTGTTACCATTTCATTTGCTAAATCAATAGTATCTGAAAATGGAACAATTGAGTTTGCTAAGAGGTTTTGGATACGAGATATGCAAAAAGATATCTCTCCCATCTCTCTCAAAGCTTTAACCTCCTGTAGAACGACTGTAGGCCTGTGCCAATTGTCCTGCCGATACTCGATAGAAATATCGACTTTACAAAGGCTAGCGGGTGCAGGTTATAAGGTCCGTTCTCGCCTGATGTCTACTCAGTCACCACGATGGGAAAGACTAAAGGCGGCTGCTTGTAAACCAAACAGGTTACATCTATTACCTCTTGAATTTTGGATTGGAAGGGCTAAAAGTAGCGCCTCAATCCTTATTTGA
- the LOC107020315 gene encoding uncharacterized protein LOC107020315: protein MRQRRALRRVSQKERPPKVTTTKIGIVIRSFDDPLLENHFWGLPPYTRKIGLPESRVLYAVLRSPHIDKKSREQFFMKIKKEFLVIKTERHELRKKFIRLKRRRIFGAQYEILFSCKTRSDKGKLQRLLRNKILALTLS from the exons ATGAGACAAAGAAGAGCACTTAGACGAGTCAGCCAAAAAGAAAGACCACCAAAAGTAACGACCACCAAGATAGGCATAGTAATTCGATCTTTTGATGACCCATTATTGGAAAACCATTTTTGGGGGCTTCCGCCTTACACACGGAAGATTGGATTGCCTGAATCACGAGTGTTATATGCTGTGTTACGATCACCTCATATTGATAAAAAGTCCAGAGaacaattttttatgaaaatcaagaaagaattTCTGGTCATAAAAACAGAAAGGCATGAATTGCGCAAGAAGTTCATTCGGTTAAAACGCCGT CGTATATTTGGAGCTCAATATGAAATCCTATTTTCTTGCAAGACCCGTTCGGATAAGGGAAAACTCCAGAGATTGCTTCGAAATAAGATCCTTGCGTTGACCCTTTCCTGA
- the LOC114077311 gene encoding LOW QUALITY PROTEIN: uncharacterized protein LOC114077311 (The sequence of the model RefSeq protein was modified relative to this genomic sequence to represent the inferred CDS: inserted 1 base in 1 codon; deleted 1 base in 1 codon), with the protein MERKIPLLRLFVGPPARTQWSGWLVVSGSHRNASFMPRVLATARIHSLILPLLHSWTSFLNIVTFPCCVSGTFSIRSGLLAHVHSFATDDTRGIILRRFFLLMTGISMILFXQMKQQASVRRTYKKEMVVARSTLVHLRHSARAQKVGLIVFQACSGGF; encoded by the exons ATGGAAAGAAAGATACCACTACTTCGCCTCTTTGTTGGACCGCCGGCGCGAACACAGTG GTCGGGCTGGCTGGTGGTTTCGGGATCCCATAGA AATGCTTCTTTTATGCCTCGGGTATTAGCCACAGCTCGTATTCATTCATTAATTCTACCCCTTCTTCATTCTTGGACCTCGTTTCTTAATATTGTTACTTTTCCATGCTGTGTCTCAGGAACCTTTTCAATACGGTCCGGATTGCTAGCTCACGTTCATAGTTTTGCTACAGATGATACACGAGGAATCATTTTAAGGCGGTTCTTCCTTCTAATGACCGGCATATCTATGATTCTTT TCCAGATGAAGCAGCAGGCATCGGTCCGTAGAACCTATAAAAAGGAGATGGTTGTGGCGCGAAGTACTCTTGTGCACCTACGTCATTCGGCTCGCGCGCAGAAGGTGGGGCTCATAGTCTTCCAGGCCTGCTCTGGGGGCTTCTAG